CAGAAATCGGTTTCCGGTACTTTGGAATACCTGGCTTCAGATGAACTACAGGGACGTGATAGCGGAAGTGAAGGAATCGAAAAAGCGGCGCAGTTTTTAGAAAAGATGCTTAAGGATAACAATATTAAGCCCTATTTTAAAACCTATAGAGATACTCTTGGAAACTTCGACAAACCGGCTTATAACATTGTAGGGGTGATTGAAGGGAATGATCCGAAACTAAAAAAGGAATATGTGATTATCGGGGCGCATTACGATCATATCGGATTGGCACAAAAAGCAATCAATGGCGATAATATTGCAAACGGGGCAAATGATAATGCCTCCGGAACAACGGTAGCTTCCGAAGTCGCTAAATACTTTGCCAAAAATAAAACCAACAAAAGAAGCCTGCTGATTGTTTTTTTCTCGGCAGAAGAGAAAGGATTGCTGGGATCGTATCATTTAGCGAAGAAACTGAAAGCACAAAACTTTAACCTGTATTCCATGCTGAATTTTGAAATGCTTGGCGTACCGATGAAAAGAGATT
This region of Flavobacterium inviolabile genomic DNA includes:
- a CDS encoding M28 family peptidase, producing the protein MRKILYFLPFLFLGCSTSNTKKADDKSVTAVKTAYQVQQKSVSGTLEYLASDELQGRDSGSEGIEKAAQFLEKMLKDNNIKPYFKTYRDTLGNFDKPAYNIVGVIEGNDPKLKKEYVIIGAHYDHIGLAQKAINGDNIANGANDNASGTTVASEVAKYFAKNKTNKRSLLIVFFSAEEKGLLGSYHLAKKLKAQNFNLYSMLNFEMLGVPMKRDFASYITGFGKSNMAKKINEYTGKNTVGFLPVELQYRLFMASDNYPFFVEFHVPAQTVSTFDFENFEYYHHVFDEFKLMDTAHMAAYAQEIIPAVEGMTNSKEKEIKLN